One Microbacterium trichothecenolyticum DNA window includes the following coding sequences:
- a CDS encoding COX15/CtaA family protein has protein sequence MSSAPSPAARSPRSGLLPRLRGLLPTRVSRRTRVLAWLVLVSNVVIVGTGGLVRLTGSGMGCETWPYCTSESLVPTRELGIHGLIEFGNRTLTGVLVIIALLAFLAVVRTGRRDLRALTLANGIGIILQAVIGGIVVWLHLPPTLVGIHFVISAALVANGAALVARAFAPAGPRRLAVSRPFASLAHLTSGFVAVTVLVGILLTGSGPHAGDDLAARNGLDPVLWQHIHSWPAYITFALTLVMIFASWRTPPAQRLNLWVGLLLAIEVTQIAVGLWQARTGLPIVLVNIHMVLAVSLVAAMTAVVMHLKTSVPAENPTPLTVATAGAQP, from the coding sequence ATGTCCTCCGCCCCGTCCCCCGCCGCGCGCTCACCCCGGAGCGGCCTGCTCCCCCGCCTGCGCGGCCTGCTGCCCACCCGCGTGAGCAGGCGCACCCGAGTCCTCGCCTGGCTCGTCCTCGTCAGCAACGTCGTGATCGTCGGCACCGGCGGGCTCGTCCGGCTGACGGGCTCGGGCATGGGGTGCGAGACCTGGCCTTACTGCACGAGCGAGTCCCTCGTTCCGACACGAGAGCTCGGCATCCACGGTCTCATCGAATTCGGCAACCGCACCCTGACCGGTGTGCTCGTGATCATCGCGCTGCTGGCCTTCCTCGCTGTGGTGCGGACGGGCCGTCGCGATCTGCGCGCCCTGACACTCGCCAACGGCATCGGGATCATCCTGCAGGCGGTCATCGGCGGCATCGTCGTCTGGCTGCACCTGCCCCCCACGCTCGTCGGCATCCACTTCGTCATCTCCGCAGCCCTCGTCGCCAATGGCGCCGCCCTCGTGGCCCGGGCCTTCGCGCCCGCCGGCCCCCGGCGCCTCGCCGTGAGTCGCCCGTTCGCGAGCCTCGCCCACCTCACGAGCGGTTTCGTCGCCGTCACGGTGCTCGTCGGCATCCTGCTCACCGGCTCCGGCCCCCACGCCGGCGACGACCTGGCCGCCCGCAACGGTCTCGACCCCGTGCTGTGGCAGCACATCCACTCCTGGCCCGCGTACATCACCTTCGCGCTGACGCTCGTGATGATCTTCGCGTCGTGGCGCACGCCGCCCGCCCAGCGCCTGAACCTCTGGGTCGGTCTGCTGCTCGCCATCGAGGTCACGCAGATCGCGGTCGGCCTCTGGCAGGCACGCACCGGGCTGCCCATCGTGCTCGTGAACATCCACATGGTGCTCGCGGTCTCACTCGTCGCGGCGATGACCGCCGTCGTCATGCACCTCAAGACGTCCGTGCCTGCGGAGAACCCGACGCCGCTCACCGTCGCGACGGCCGGCGCGCAGCCCTGA
- a CDS encoding dinucleotide-utilizing enzyme, with amino-acid sequence MQTRPRLVTSIPFWVLVVASLAAVIGGLVIVLRQVDAIEALVNDPNATVVTVYVAQSWVSVGAAVLAAGAIGVASALAVAAVVTTRTRPDVAIETIDWSSDDETALEPAAETAVPAAAAPATVAAPIAVEDADVETPSTATAPAQAAAAQQDRDEDRSSR; translated from the coding sequence ATGCAGACCCGTCCCCGCCTGGTGACCAGCATCCCGTTCTGGGTGCTCGTGGTCGCGTCGCTCGCCGCAGTGATCGGCGGACTCGTCATCGTCCTGCGCCAGGTCGACGCCATCGAAGCCCTGGTCAACGACCCCAACGCCACCGTCGTCACCGTCTACGTCGCGCAGTCCTGGGTGTCGGTCGGCGCCGCGGTGCTCGCCGCCGGCGCCATCGGCGTCGCGTCGGCCCTCGCCGTCGCCGCCGTCGTCACCACGCGCACGCGTCCCGACGTCGCCATCGAGACCATCGACTGGAGCAGCGACGACGAGACCGCTCTCGAGCCGGCTGCCGAAACGGCAGTGCCCGCAGCCGCCGCACCGGCGACCGTCGCCGCGCCCATCGCGGTCGAGGATGCCGACGTCGAGACGCCGTCGACCGCCACGGCCCCGGCACAGGCCGCCGCCGCGCAGCAGGACCGCGACGAGGACCGCTCCTCGCGCTGA